From one Triticum aestivum cultivar Chinese Spring chromosome 4B, IWGSC CS RefSeq v2.1, whole genome shotgun sequence genomic stretch:
- the LOC123094758 gene encoding probable galacturonosyltransferase-like 4 translates to MLPTDCVVFIALLVLLGDAATAVAGIRVDPAMMIRQPLDSIPTFREAPAFRNGAECAGGDKVNVAMTLDANYLRGTMAGVLSILQHTACPENVVFHFLAARMDGDLVAMLRATFPYLDLRVYRFDPSRVRGRISRSIRHALDQPLNYARIYLADTLPPDVRRVIYLDSDVIVADDIRTLFSVDLAGHVVGAPEYCHANFTNYFTDTFWMDRALSGTFHGRRPCYFNTGVMVMDVDQWRTGGYTRRVEGWMAVQKQKRIYHLGSLPPFLLVLAGDIQAVDHRWNQHGLGGDNVKGRCRGLHPGPISLLHWSGKGKPWHRLDARRPCTVDYLWAPYDLYRPSSPVLEE, encoded by the coding sequence ATGCTTCCAACCGACTGTGTCGTCTTCATTGCGCTCCTCGTGCTGCTCGGAGACGCGGCGACCGCCGTCGCTGGCATCCGCGTCGACCCTGCCATGATGATCCGGCAGCCGTTGGATTCTATCCCTACGTTCCGCGAGGCGCCCGCCTTCCGAAACGGCGCCGAGTGCGCTGGCGGTGACAAGGTGAACGTCGCCATGACGCTGGACGCTAACTACCTCCGTGGCACCATGGCCGGCGTGCTCTCCATCCTGCAGCACACAGCGTGCCCGGAGAACGTGGTGTTTCACTTCCTCGCCGCCCGGATGGACGGTGACCTCGTCGCCATGCTGCGCGCGACCTTCCCTTACCTGGACCTCCGCGTGTACCGATTCGACCCGTCGCGCGTCCGGGGACGTATCTCCCGGTCGATCCGCCATGCGCTAGACCAGCCGCTCAACTACGCGCGCATCTACCTTGCCGACACGCTTCCCCCTGATGTGCGCCGGGTTATCTACCTCGACTCCGACGTGATCGTCGCCGACGACATCCGCACACTCTTCTCTGTGGACCTCGCGGGCCACGTGGTGGGCGCACCGGAGTACTGCCACGCCAACTTCACCAACTACTTCACGGACACATTTTGGATGGACCGGGCGCTCAGCGGAACATTCCACGGGCGGCGCCCGTGCTACTTCAACACCGGCGTGATGGTGATGGACGTGGACCAGTGGCGCACCGGCGGGTACACGAGGCGGGTGGAAGGGTGGATGGCCGTGCAGAAGCAGAAGAGAATCTACCACCTCGGCTCTCTGCCGCCGTTCCTTCTGGTGCTCGCCGGGGATATCCAGGCCGTGGACCACCGGTGGAACCAGCACGGGCTAGGCGGCGACAATGTCAAAGGGCGGTGCCGGGGCCTGCACCCGGGACCCATCAGCCTGCTGCACTGGAGCGGCAAGGGAAAGCCCTGGCACCGTCTCGATGCCCGGCGGCCGTGCACCGTCGACTACCTCTGGGCGCCCTACGACCTCTACCGGCCATCGTCGCCGGTACTTGAGGAGTGA